A region from the Pelobates fuscus isolate aPelFus1 chromosome 3, aPelFus1.pri, whole genome shotgun sequence genome encodes:
- the GPS2 gene encoding G protein pathway suppressor 2, whose amino-acid sequence MPALLERPKLSNTMARALHRHVMMERERKRQEEEEVDKMMEQKLRDEQERRRKKEMEERMSLEETREQIMKLQEKLNSLQEEKHQLFLQLKKVLHEEEKRRRKEQSDLTTLTSAAYSQNMVMHAGTHLINMQGSPGAHSRHSSLMADRAKQMFGPPVITSRHYSSQPSFSPTAAEHGQYQTSQSSHSPYTVSQPQHSFGAGQAVPVNYAGSQPIRGASAFQTMQYLPHQQPGYTVHSHYPGAHPGFMPASSGIPLQKQLEHANQQSGFTDSSTLRPMHPQALHPAQTLLPAPQIAVPMQPSKSAYQASPQQTPRLPFMQHGQNQRFYHK is encoded by the exons ATGCCGGCCCTTTTGGAAAGGCCCAAATTGTCCAACACGATGGCTCGAGCCCTTCACAGACATGTGATGATGGAGCGGGAACGCAAGAGACAAG AGGAGGAAGAGGTTGATAAAATGATGGAACAGAAGCTTCGTGATGAGCAGGAAAGAAGGCGAAAGAAAGAGATGGAGGAGCGGATGTCTCTGGAAGAAACCCGAGAGCAG ATTATGAAGCTTCAGGAGAAGCTGAATTCTCTCCAGGAAGAAAAGCACCAACTCTTCCTGCAGCTCAAGAAAGTTCTTcacgaggaggagaagaggagaaggaaAGAGCAGAG TGACCTTACCACCCTCACGTCAGCTGCCTATTCACAGAATATGGTGATGCATGCTGGAACCCATCTAATTAATATGCAAG GCAGCCCAGGAGCTCATTCTCGGCACAGCTCCCTCATGGCTGATCGAGCTAAGCAGATGTTTGGACCTCCTGTCATCACA AGCCGCCATTACTCCTCTCAGCCATCCTTCAGTCCAACGGCTGCCGAGCATGGTCAGTACCAAACCAGCCAATCCAGTCACAGTCCATACACTGTAAGCCAACCACAGCACAGTTTCGGTGCGGGTCAGGCTGTGCCTGTGAACTATGCTggaagtcaaccaatcagag GGGCTTCTGCGTTCCAGACCATGCAGTACCTTCCTCATCAGCAGCCTGGGTACACTGTGCACAGCCATTACCCCGGAGCCCACCCAG GGTTCATGCCGGCCAGTAGTGGGATTCCCCTCCAGAAGCAGCTGGAACACGCCAACCAACAGTCTGGATTCACGGACTCT TCCACCCTTCGTCCCATGCACCCCCAGGCTCTCCATCCAGCACAAACTCTCCTCCCTGCGCCACAGATTGCCGTTCCCATGCAACCCAGCAAG TCAGCCTATCAGGCGTCCCCTCAGCAGACCCCCCGCCTGCCCTTCATGCAGCATGGACAGAACCAGCGCTTTTATCACAAATAA